From the genome of Deinococcus reticulitermitis, one region includes:
- a CDS encoding response regulator transcription factor, with product MATVLIVDDDPAIVEVLTAYLAAEGHSVVMEEDGLAALPLLARADVAIIDWMLPGMTGVELTAYARREHPQLPVLLLTARGEVEDRLEGLNAGADDYVVKPFSPREVVARIRALLRRVGVRERIEAGPLTLNLAGRSATLHGQPVAFSRTEFDLLVTLAQHPGLVWSRERLLERVWGPEYPGVARVVDVHITAVRRKLRDDPDAPQFIETVRGLGYRFRED from the coding sequence ATGGCCACGGTCCTGATCGTGGATGATGACCCGGCCATCGTGGAGGTGCTCACGGCGTACCTCGCGGCGGAGGGTCACTCGGTGGTGATGGAGGAAGATGGCCTGGCCGCCCTCCCGCTGCTGGCCCGCGCAGATGTGGCGATCATCGACTGGATGCTGCCGGGCATGACGGGGGTGGAGCTGACCGCGTACGCCCGCCGCGAGCACCCACAACTGCCGGTACTCCTGCTCACGGCCCGGGGTGAGGTGGAGGACCGCTTGGAGGGGCTGAACGCCGGCGCGGACGATTACGTGGTCAAACCCTTCAGTCCGCGCGAGGTGGTGGCCCGTATCCGGGCCCTGTTGCGCCGGGTGGGTGTCCGGGAACGCATTGAGGCTGGGCCACTCACGCTCAATCTGGCCGGACGATCGGCCACCTTGCACGGTCAACCTGTAGCTTTCTCCCGCACGGAATTCGATTTGCTGGTGACGCTCGCGCAGCACCCAGGACTGGTCTGGTCACGGGAGCGGCTGCTGGAGCGGGTGTGGGGGCCAGAGTACCCGGGCGTGGCACGGGTCGTGGATGTCCACATCACGGCGGTGCGCCGCAAACTCAGGGATGATCCGGACGCCCCGCAGTTCATTGAGACCGTGCGGGGGCTGGGGTACCGCTTCCGGGAGGACTGA
- a CDS encoding HAMP domain-containing protein: MRLFPRLLLNHLVVVTVTAAVLLVAAELAAHPFIQRHVQEMIDLIGPEGGVLREDLTHGMRDTLTRALMAALPLALLVATVTAWVAARRVTASVRSLQAGSRSIASGEYSRRLPETGQDELAGLARSFNTMAGALERVEQTRVELIGNVAHELRTPVAAVRGY, from the coding sequence ATGCGCCTGTTTCCACGCTTGCTGCTCAACCATCTGGTGGTCGTCACGGTGACGGCTGCCGTCCTGCTGGTCGCGGCGGAGCTGGCGGCCCATCCGTTCATTCAGCGGCACGTGCAGGAGATGATCGACCTCATCGGCCCCGAGGGGGGAGTGCTGCGGGAGGACCTCACGCACGGAATGCGGGACACCCTGACCCGGGCCCTGATGGCCGCGCTGCCCCTGGCCCTTCTGGTGGCCACCGTCACCGCCTGGGTGGCGGCCCGGCGCGTGACGGCCTCGGTGCGGTCACTTCAGGCGGGCAGTCGGTCCATCGCCAGTGGCGAGTACAGCCGCCGCCTGCCCGAGACCGGGCAGGACGAGCTGGCGGGCCTCGCGCGGAGTTTCAATACCATGGCGGGTGCCCTGGAGCGCGTGGAACAGACACGGGTGGAGTTGATCGGCAACGTGGCGCATGAGTTGCGAACGCCTGTGGCGGCGGTGCGCGGGTACG